In the Streptomyces sp. cg36 genome, one interval contains:
- a CDS encoding HemK2/MTQ2 family protein methyltransferase: MYGPQADTALLAEALRDEPVPRGATVLDLGTGTGALAFAAARRGARVTAVDVSWRAVLCTRLNARLAGLPVHVLRGNLLAPTGGRTYDLILSNPPYVPVSSPVAPRRGAARAWDAGRDGRLLLRRICRQAPWRLRPGGVLLLVHSGLSDSDSTLAQLRREGLKAAVVARRYVPFGPVLRSRRASLAGQGLITADQTMEELVVIRAERPV, from the coding sequence GTGTACGGCCCACAGGCGGACACCGCCCTGCTGGCCGAGGCGCTCCGTGACGAACCGGTGCCCCGGGGCGCCACCGTCCTCGACCTCGGCACCGGCACCGGCGCACTCGCCTTCGCGGCGGCGCGCCGGGGCGCCCGGGTCACCGCGGTCGACGTCTCCTGGCGGGCGGTCCTCTGCACGCGCCTCAACGCCCGGCTCGCCGGGCTGCCCGTCCATGTCCTGCGCGGCAACCTGCTCGCCCCGACGGGCGGACGCACCTACGACCTGATCCTGAGCAACCCGCCCTATGTCCCGGTGAGTTCGCCCGTGGCCCCCAGGCGGGGCGCCGCCCGGGCCTGGGACGCCGGGCGCGACGGTCGGCTGCTGCTGCGCCGCATCTGCCGCCAGGCACCCTGGCGGCTGCGGCCCGGCGGTGTGCTCCTGCTGGTCCACTCCGGTCTCAGCGACTCCGATTCCACCCTCGCCCAACTGCGGCGCGAAGGTCTCAAGGCGGCGGTCGTGGCGCGCCGGTACGTCCCCTTCGGGCCGGTCCTGCGCTCGCGGCGCGCCTCGCTGGCGGGGCAGGGCCTGATCACGGCCGACCAAACGATGGAGGAGCTGGTGGTGATCCGTGCCGAACGACCGGTCTGA
- a CDS encoding CDGSH iron-sulfur domain-containing protein has translation MPNDRSDRARRVQLRRDGPLLVEGPVDVVLEDGTTAFSDRCLVALCTCRRSRRYPWCDTSHRSRSRG, from the coding sequence GTGCCGAACGACCGGTCTGACCGAGCCAGGCGCGTTCAACTGCGCCGCGACGGCCCCCTTCTCGTCGAGGGCCCTGTCGACGTCGTCCTCGAAGACGGCACCACGGCGTTCTCCGACCGCTGCCTTGTCGCCCTGTGCACCTGCCGGCGCAGCCGCCGGTACCCGTGGTGCGACACGAGCCACCGGAGCCGGAGCCGGGGCTGA
- a CDS encoding LLM class F420-dependent oxidoreductase, giving the protein MTGFGYFLSCEEHGPAELVEQARMAEQAGFDCLWISDHYHPWNDEQGQSPFVWSVVGALSQAVSLPVETAVTCPLVRTHPAVIAQAAATSAVQLGGRFRLGVGSGEALNEHILGSGWPEASVRLEMLEEALQIIRKLFTGEQISHRGKHYTVENARLYTVPDEPVPIDVSAFGPEAAQLAARTGDGLITMMPDTSLVQRFRRAGGGQKPVYGGLKVCWGTDRQEAERTAHRLWANEQLPGELAQILPTPRHFEQANELVTQERVADALPCGDDPDQHIAAVSAFVEAGFDTVYVGQIGEDQQGFFDFYRTKVLPELRD; this is encoded by the coding sequence ATGACTGGCTTCGGATACTTCCTGTCGTGCGAGGAACACGGCCCGGCGGAACTCGTCGAGCAGGCCAGGATGGCCGAGCAGGCGGGCTTCGACTGTCTGTGGATCTCCGACCACTACCACCCGTGGAACGATGAGCAGGGGCAGAGCCCCTTCGTGTGGTCGGTGGTCGGCGCCCTGTCGCAGGCCGTCTCACTGCCCGTGGAAACGGCCGTCACCTGCCCTCTGGTGCGTACGCACCCGGCAGTGATCGCCCAGGCCGCCGCCACCAGCGCGGTGCAACTGGGCGGCCGGTTCCGGCTCGGCGTCGGCAGCGGAGAGGCCCTCAACGAGCACATCCTGGGCAGCGGCTGGCCGGAGGCGTCGGTACGGCTGGAGATGCTGGAGGAAGCCCTCCAGATCATCCGGAAGCTCTTCACCGGCGAGCAGATCAGCCATCGCGGCAAGCACTACACCGTGGAGAACGCCCGCCTCTACACCGTGCCCGACGAGCCGGTGCCCATCGACGTGTCGGCCTTCGGCCCCGAGGCCGCCCAGCTCGCCGCACGCACCGGGGACGGGCTGATCACGATGATGCCCGACACCTCCCTGGTCCAGCGGTTCCGGCGGGCGGGCGGCGGCCAGAAGCCCGTGTACGGCGGGCTCAAGGTGTGCTGGGGAACCGACCGCCAGGAGGCGGAACGCACGGCGCACCGCCTGTGGGCCAACGAGCAACTGCCCGGTGAACTCGCCCAGATACTGCCGACGCCCCGGCACTTCGAGCAGGCCAATGAACTGGTCACCCAGGAGCGGGTGGCGGACGCCCTGCCCTGCGGCGACGATCCCGACCAGCACATCGCGGCCGTCTCCGCGTTCGTCGAGGCGGGCTTCGACACCGTGTACGTCGGGCAGATCGGCGAGGACCAGCAGGGTTTCTTCGACTTCTACCGCACCAAGGTCCTGCCGGAGCTGCGGGACTGA
- a CDS encoding transposase: MRPGWMICGVRWPSGAGFVSLRPDYWDRSAHVMTRPWIVSDHLRALIEPLLPPWPTRSPGPKPVDDRLCLQGIRYVLHQGMARQLLPPELGFGSGQTCWGA; encoded by the coding sequence ATGCGGCCCGGTTGGATGATCTGTGGGGTTCGCTGGCCCAGCGGCGCGGGTTTCGTGAGTCTCCGACCAGACTACTGGGACCGTTCGGCGCATGTGATGACTCGGCCGTGGATCGTGAGCGATCACTTAAGGGCGCTGATCGAACCGCTGCTGCCACCCTGGCCGACGCGGTCGCCGGGGCCGAAACCAGTCGATGATCGGCTTTGTCTGCAGGGCATCCGGTATGTCCTGCACCAGGGCATGGCCCGGCAACTCCTCCCGCCGGAGCTGGGATTCGGATCCGGGCAGACCTGCTGGGGCGCCTGA
- a CDS encoding HAD family hydrolase, which yields MTRAAVFDIDGTLVDTNHLHVVCWWEAFRQAGHQVGMHAVHRAIGLPSDDLVARLLGDGRDAERDSALSDAHSTLYAAYFERLAPVEGAGELLRMLDAHGWRVVLATSAGGDELGALRGAIGADDVIAGVASADDVESGKPAPDPVHRALDLVGAESAASVFVGDSVWDMKAGAAAKVCPVGVLAGGIPRRDLESAGAVAVYDTPADLLAHLGDSPFAKVERYA from the coding sequence ATGACGCGCGCGGCGGTATTCGACATCGACGGCACTCTGGTGGACACCAACCATCTGCACGTCGTGTGCTGGTGGGAGGCGTTCCGGCAGGCCGGTCACCAGGTGGGCATGCACGCCGTCCACCGGGCGATCGGGCTGCCCTCGGACGACTTGGTGGCGCGCCTGCTCGGGGACGGCCGGGACGCCGAGCGGGACTCGGCACTGAGCGACGCGCACAGCACGCTCTACGCGGCCTATTTCGAGCGTCTGGCGCCGGTAGAAGGTGCCGGGGAGCTGCTGCGGATGCTGGATGCCCACGGCTGGCGTGTGGTGCTCGCCACCTCGGCCGGTGGTGACGAACTGGGCGCTCTGCGCGGAGCCATCGGCGCTGACGACGTGATCGCAGGCGTGGCCAGTGCCGACGACGTCGAATCCGGCAAACCGGCGCCCGACCCCGTACACCGTGCGCTGGACCTGGTGGGGGCGGAGTCCGCGGCGTCGGTGTTCGTCGGCGACTCCGTCTGGGACATGAAGGCGGGGGCCGCCGCCAAGGTGTGTCCCGTGGGGGTGCTGGCGGGCGGCATCCCGCGCCGCGACCTGGAGTCGGCGGGCGCGGTGGCCGTGTACGACACCCCGGCAGACCTGCTGGCCCACCTCGGCGACAGCCCGTTCGCCAAGGTGGAGCGGTATGCCTGA
- a CDS encoding transposase, whose amino-acid sequence MSPDIGRRFQCTNPLKRVNREIKRRVDVVRSFLRSPTLEGLATAVLIELHDEWIAFPRSYLPNGGMDSISLTQKINPTPLHHCRGHDRRTRLSPPIEDGG is encoded by the coding sequence CTGTCACCAGACATCGGAAGAAGATTCCAGTGCACCAACCCGCTGAAGAGGGTCAACCGCGAGATCAAGCGCCGCGTCGATGTCGTCCGGAGCTTCCTTCGCTCGCCCACCCTCGAAGGCCTCGCCACCGCCGTCCTCATTGAGTTGCACGACGAATGGATCGCCTTCCCCCGTAGCTACCTCCCTAATGGCGGCATGGACTCGATCTCCCTCACCCAGAAGATCAATCCGACACCGTTACACCACTGCAGGGGGCATGACCGGCGAACCAGGCTGTCTCCACCCATTGAGGATGGGGGCTGA